The region ggatggaaaatctgggcTGATCTGGAGTGTTTTACCACTTGATGCAACGCAGCCATCCATCCTCCACTACTCCACCCTGGCAACTCACACAGAAATGTTGCGACGTGATCACAATTTCAATCGATTAAGCCCGGAATCATTTGAAAGGGCCCTTCTACATTGAATACGCttcgatctgattttttttaagtGCATGCATTTGGCCTATCCCAAGGGCACCAAGATTAATCTAGCAGTCGCATGTCCGGTACAGCGTAGAGAGGGTAGTGCGATCCGTTTCTACCCAATCGCGGATGTTGTGCCTGCAACATTTTTCCTGCGTGTGTGATTGGGTTGAATGGCAGCGCATGCAAATCGCATAGCAAATGTGGTGCTATGCAATTTTTAATGCAATATACCATTTGAAAATCTACCTGTCTTTTCTTTTACATGTTGGAAATAACAATTGTGCCACCAATCACACCCATAATCGTGGCAAAACGTGCTTTGGAAAAGAAGTGAAAACTGTGAATGTTTGGAAGGGCCCAATGTTAAATGACTGAATATGTCCGGGGCAATAGATGTTAGGAAGATTTTATCAAAGTGTGTGGCCAGACTGGTGCTGGACCGGCTTACAGGACGGCCATGGTGCTCGTTGCTTTAGCGCTGTCCTTTCCAATGAATGGACAGCCGTCACTAACGACTTTTACCATCGCTCATACAAACGCTGTGCTCGATCCTGGCATCTTGTTTCATCCTGGAATGCTAAATATAGTGTCCAGGATTGGCTAAGCACAGCGCCTCTGTGTTCCTCTGCAGGTGACAAAACAGCTCATTTGCCTAACAACAGGAAGCGCCGCCTAAGGTTGCCATTTGAGCAAGATACCACGCTGTTATGTTTTTATGAACTATCAGTACTGTATGGATAGGTTCACACTAGTCAATGGTGCCACTGGGACAGAGTTCAAgggaaaaaataggaaaatgccAGAGAGTAATGGTAGTGTGAACGCTACATAGGCACAGTAGTGTGTTCCTCAAGACCACATAGGGATACGCGCAGATGAAGCAAGAAATTTTGAGCGCCCGCTAGCCCAAATTACCCCCAATACCGCTATTTCAGTGGGTGCCTCTGGCGGtgcctgaaaaataatgaattttttttctttgctgtgtttgttgGCGGGGGTGGATAAGGTTggggtgcagtggcgtagctatggagctcggggcccggtgcgagttttacattgggccccccaaggcactctatacaaaacacttgatacggcgtaacaaaatctacagtattagaggtgcaagaaggggatggggaacagtgtgttaatgattactaccattcaaagcttctatagaagtgattattaccaccacaggaccaataaacagcttatactttggtttagaaagggccccatggggcccctctggcccaagggccccgatgcggtcgctacctctgcaacccctattgctacgcccctgttggggtgtgtggttaaggttaggctggGTGGGGTGGTtaagttaggtgtcaggtagagttattgtgggagggagggagggggggggggggatggttgaGAAGGTCAGCAGTTAGGTGCAGGTAGGGAGTTCATGCAGGGGTGGGGGGTggactttaagggcctgtttccactacacgcagattggatgcagaaaaactgactccaatgaatgtctatggtccTGTTTCCattaaatgcaatttttctgatacagattttcccatagacattcattggagtcagtttttctgcatccattctgcatccaatctgcgtgtagcggAAACTGGCCCTTGGGGTTAGGTGACTGGTAGGCTGTTTGagcgagggaaggggggggggggcagttaggcatcaggaagtgtttCTGTGTGCGGTGACGGTTAGGGCTAGGCGTTTAggtatagtaaaatatcgatattgtaataccaatattttacagtccttctttacactttaataAGAATAATAGAATATCATTAAAGTTACAGATATTTCAGGCGTCTTTTTATTACGTATATGCTGCTGGCAGCTACTACAGAACCTCTTTAGCTATGAAAAGCAAGAAAAAATCTATCAAGAGTGTGTTAGTGCTGGCTGTGGGCAATGCCCTTTCCAGTCTTCACACTACCAGCTTGTGGAGACTCACCCTTTCTTCTTTATCTCACTATGTAAAAGACGATCCTGGTTGTATAACTTCTCTGTTATGCTGAACTGAACATAGCACGTCTATTCTGCAGACGTCAATCAAGTATAATCCGCGCGAGGCTTGTCCAGACATCTCTCGCTACAGCTGAGCGCTCAGGAAATAATAGGACTTATCAGGGCTCTCGGCACCCAAACAGCCACTGCCATCTTCCCATCCCAATTACGAAGATCGATCTGCATCATCTAGTGGCAAAGCGAAGCACCATGTGCACAACCGGTACAATTATGCCTGTCTGCTTATCGACTGATGCTGCCAGCAGATGGGGAAACCTTGGGAAAATGCATAACGCGAGAGACACACAGATCCATTCCTAATGACATCCCATGTAGTGCATGGAGCGCAACCGTATCCCACAGCAACTAGATAGCATCTTCCAGGCGCTCTACTGTATCCCGTGGCAACGGCTGCTGTTCGAAATAGAACGCTGGTGGAATCTGTTGCTATGGGTTACCGTAGCACGTGCGTTATCACTGTGATGAGTTCCCAGATACTAACCGTAATGAACTGTATGAATCCGCATGGCAGCTGTCAGCTGTATCTGAAAATTCTCACCAATATCAAATACTGTTTCCAGCTACAGGATAAATCCCCCTCAGCGCTGCTCTGCCCGCAGGTGACTGCATCAGACACCTGATCGTGTTTTGGATAAAATATATATGCGTGGGGTTTTGGCTTTCCTTTGGAGCAGATCATCTTGCTAGAGGGTGATGATCGCCATCTGCCAGGCTGTAATTGTCTGTGCCACTTTTTGTCCCCCGCAAGGAATAATATACTGCATTATGAAGCCGGGCTGCAGAATGGGTTAAATGGAAGCAATTCCAAAGGGAGCAGAATCTGATGCCCCCTCTGGGATCCCGGCAGGAAGGTGGAATAATGCggagcaggaggggacacagtgaCACAACACACTCCGCTGAAAAGGCAAAAAATATCAGTTACAGCTTTATCAGTGGAACTGTTGTTTGTAAATCGTTCAGTAAAATACAGTTTCCTCTTATTTACAGCCGCTCCGCTTGCCTCTAGTGTCTGTCCACCCTTCCCTTAGTAAAAATGGGCAgagaaatacagtagaatccctttatagtaaactaatGCTCGGTACACACTATAGAAGTTGTACTGTGTGTATATGTcctaaagatgcccatacactgagccgatttttgaccaattgatcgatttgcggctgatttcgatcgatttcaatcgatctgacatgctggaaaatctagggaaATCTGTTGAGATGgcatatcattttgcattggacctaatggaaatctgatggcaaaaaaatgccatcagatcgattttcaatagatttcatactgaaacctattggaaatctgttcctagtaaaaaatgttcctaaacacatcagatagatcagagatctatctgatgatctatctgctgctaatctaacgagtgtatggccaccttaaccacttgccgaccgcacactcataacgtgcgtcggcaaagtggcagctgcaggaccagcgacgcagtactgcgtcgccagctgcagcctaattaatcaggaagcagccgctcgtacgagcggctgcttcctgtcaaatcacggcggggggctccgagaatagcctgcgggccgccgatggcggctcgcaggctagatgtaaacacaagcggaaataatccgctttgtttacatttgtacggcgctgctgcgcagcagcgccgtaaggcagatcggcgatccccggccaatcagcggccggggatcgccgccatgtgacaggggacgtcctgtcactggctgcacaggacggatagccgtcctgtgcagccccgatcaccgggggaggcagcaggtaggagagggaggggggaatttcgccgcggaggggggctttgaggtgcccccccccccgccacccacagcaggcaggagagatcagacccccccagcacatcatccccataggggggaaaaaaggggggcaatctgatctccctgcctgcaccctgatctgtgctgggggctgcagagcccacccagcacagatcaatcaaaccagcgctggtccttaagggggggtaaagggtgggtcctcaagtggttaaagagaatctgtattgttaaaatcgcacaaaagtaaacataccagtgcataaggggacatctcctattaccctctgtcacaattttgccgctcctcgccgcattaaaagtggttaaaaacagttttaaagagaacctgaggtgcgtttaaagaatgttatctgcatacagagactggatctgcctatacagcccagtctctgttgctatcccaaacccccctaaggtccccctgcactctgcaatccctcataaatcacagtcgtgctgtgaggctgtgtttacatctgtagtgtcagtctcagctgctcccccgcctcctgcatagctccggtccctgcccccgtcccttccctccaatcagcagggagggaagggatgcaggcggggactggagttctgcaggaggcggggagagcagcagactgacactatagagataaacacagccagctctgacaagctgtttgtcagcagcatggctgtgatttatgagggattgcagagtgcagggggaccttaggggggtttgggatagcaacagaggctgggctgtataggcagatccagcctctgtatgcagataatagtcttcaaacccacctcgggttctctttaaaaagtttgtttataaacaaacaaaatggccaccaaaacaggaagtaggttgatgtacagtatgtccacacatagaaaatacatccatacacaatcaggctgtatacacccttccttttgaatctcaagagatcatttgtgtgtttctttccccctgcagctatcttccactgaagtgtcaagctgtttcttactgcagagtgcagacagctctgcccatatgtaattcatcagtatgtgaaagcccagccagctcagaggaggatttatctagcttgtaaaagataaaagagaagagagaagctgccctaatctaaataatacacaggcagtgtgcagagaggggcctggaggggggagatgcatcacagaaccacaacactgaagaacttggcagccttccagacacaggctgacaagtctgacaagagagagataagttgatttattacagagatggtgatagtagaacatgctgcagtaagccagaacacattagaatagcttttggaacttgtaggatgataaaaaacaggatgcaatttttgttacggagtctctttaactgctcctgatcgataaagGAATCCATTTTCTGATAACTTTGCAAAACAATACCGTTCTCAATCGGAAACAGGTCgggcatgtcagaaataatcgcccAATTACCGTCtattggacgggaaattgcattgtgtgttcccagcattagggacaaggcaaagtcactttactatatcagaagtttactatatcagaaatggtcatactcaagcacataataCCTACTACTGTATCATAATTCAGTgaataattgggagtcatttattttcttttcaatgcttcagcaagcgagcacagacaatgtttaagctagatcaaaatgcacagtgctcaatatgcagggatttgcatgcaataatcatgcacCAGTTATTGCAGGTACAGAACTTAGTTTGGTCCTCTGTCCAcaattctgtgcagcctggatgatactgtagcattgcagtcatgcacaagcaagtcacagatgacaggcagttccctcagtaataattcagcagcttacacaggaagcataggtctcacccactggcgcttttgaggtaatccgcgcaggcccagagtagtgtacAGATAATGAGCAGGCCACAAGTAGCTGCCAGCCTGCCCACCAGCCACAGCTCATGGGTCTCCAACTGACGTATGACGCATGcacccgcccactttccactatagccggatacagaataccgcaggagccaaaaaacaggtttaccataacagaagttctatgatatcagggtttactataccaggtgtgtcccatatacttataatggggctTGGCCAAATCCTGGACATTTATTTTACTATACCCGAATGTTTACTAATACTATAGCAGAGTTTACCATAATTAGATTATAATGTATTTGGGCTACTAACAAGCCGCCTattctgctctatggagagggtAGGGGATCAAGCAGGAAGTGCCCTGCAGCAGGGCCAACTATAGTCTGACAATAGCACATAAAaatcgcaccggggcccatagctccttagctacgccactgcaccggcccttcagatttttaatagatttcatggtgaaatgtatgggaaatctgtgtgcagtgcatGGAGGGatttgatccccctctgatcagagagggattgacctgtttgccacattgggtggcaatctaaacatgtatggccaccatttgcCTATAAGCTAAAATGGGCATGATTCTCTTCTGTGCAGAGAGAGACAGGTGTACGTGTGTCTGCTTATGTGTATAtttattctcttttttttttccacattcaatCATTATTAAAAGGCATAAAAACACAGCGTACACAATATTTCTTTTCAAGCcatagaagatgttggcacttatGTTGTTTATAAAAGCAAGATTAGCAATTAGAATAGTTGTAGTTCTTCAGACTGTCAGCCTTTTTAACCACCGTtcggccttatgctgggaatacacggcttgattttgAGATATTAAaacggctcgatagataatttccgacaagtccgatctcctgcccgatcgtttcgccgatCAATTctggattgaagtgaatggaaaaagataagcaaaatgagcggaagataagagaattgactgcggaatcgagtGGCGATACGACCGAgcaggagaatcgagcggcaaaattgagccgtgtatgcccagcattaaagtgtaccagagatctgaAAAGAAGAAGAATTGATACTcacccgcggcttcctccagcagcataaagcCATCTGAGTCCTACGCCATCCTCCCACAGTCtggcgttcagccgcgatcagccccggtaactggctcagttgcgtcCAGTCTGggacttctgtgcatgtgcagacctcccgtgcatgcgcagtagacccagactggactcgactgagccagttaccggggctgatcgcagctgaacggcagaccacaggAGGATGGAGTGGGACTCAGACGAGTTTTTGCTGCTGAAGGAAGccgcgggtgagtatcaaatcttcttcTTTTCAGATCTCTGGCttactttaaggtgcccatatactTAGGCCTGGGCCACACCGGCACTAAAAACCGTTAGCGATTGAACGGATCTGTTCCGCACAATCTGCAAGAAGGACGGCAACTTTGAATCTGTGGTAATTTTTCTGGATTGACAGATGCATCACATTGACCATGCACTAAAGGAATGTAGCATCTGAATTAGAAAATTGATGCCTTTAAAAACTGACCGGTGCGGCGGGCGGAAATGTGCGGGCGCACACGGCGGAAATGTGCGGGCGCATgcccagtgacagacctagcccatttttaaacgggcttaggtccactagttatGGTATAATGCTATACTgctacaaataataataaataatccaCCCTAAAATCTATGTTGtgaagttggccatacactggctgatTTTTACCATCGATATACGGCCAATTCAATCATTTAATCAGATTTGCTAGAAATTGATCTATTTTTTTGATCGTACTGATGAAAGATATGGATCAGCCGGCGGCAGGTAGGGATTGGCAGCAGATCGACAGCCCACAGTGATGCACTGTAATAAACAGATTTTTAAAGGtttccatacatctagtgatgggcagattcgaccaagagacagatctctctctgatcgaatctgattaaagagagatctgtcgcctgcccatacaccgGCCAATTTCATGCTGTAATCTGTCGGGAATTGGCCGCCTTGCCATTGCcctcctagtgtataaatgtgcccccttgtgagcatttatacattacctgtcctatgttgcccactgtgtggtgcccatccgtctttgGAAACCCGTGTCTCCATTAGCTATACATGCCGCCATTAtatagcatattattattattattatttttagtatttatatagcgccgacatcttacgcagcgctgtacagtatatatatatattgtcttgtcactaactgtccctcaaaggagctcaaatctattccctactattatcatatgtctatgtatgtatattatgtagtgtaagtaatgtagtctagggccaatttaggagtgagccaattaacttatctgtatgtttttgggatgtgggaggaaacctgagtacccggaggaaacccacacagacacggggagaacatacaaactccttgcagatggtgccctggctggaacttgaaccagggacccagcgctgcaaggcgagagcgctaaccactacgccaccgtgctgcccatatggcATGTATGTGACGTCACAGATGAACCCCACGTGCTATACGTCTGCGGCGTTTATAGCGCTGAGGAGCAGGATTCCCAAGACAAATGCACACATGgtgggtacatttatacactaaggGGAACGGCGCCAGGGGTGTCATTGCAATGTCACTTGCCGCTACCGCCACACACCCGATCAACCACGACAGCCTGACatattgcagcatgtccaattgatacatgcaaccaatttcggccagaAATTGGTTGCAACGTCAATTAgggatgctcttggcagcaccaattttcatcctttTTGATAATAATTATTGGATCGGATGGTCGAGCCGCcgccaagtcgagagatgtatggacaccttaatagTTTTCATgttaaaatttattaaaaaatgtttggcagTGCATGGAACAATTTGATCAAatagatccatctctgatcaAATTATGATCTGAGAGGCATCTATCTATATGGCTACGTCGAATACACAGTATGGATAGCATGATGGACGGTATAACCCTATATTActacaacaaataataataatatagtaatcCACTATCTTCCGAAAATCTAACGTTGTAAATGCAGTCGCGATGCCGAGACCCTCCTGGCCGAGTTTAGTGACTGGGGAGGGGGACTAGTAAGAAGGAGGGGTgatcggattttttttttctctaacctGATCTGAGGCTCCTCCTGCTTTAGGAGAACCTAAAAGGTGCAGAGAGGAGCTTTTGGCTGCCAGAAGTACCCCTCCCCGGCACGTCACGCTGTTTTTCTCCAGCGAACCTCAATCCCCTCCTCCTTTCTCTCGGTCTCCTCCTTATTGttgcaatttttttctttctcctgctCCACTTCGACTGCCTTTCTATATAAGCTTCGCTAACCCAGCCCAGCCAGATCCAGAGAGACAGACAGTCAGCCCGCAGAGATCCCAGCCAAGCTCATCGTTATCATCGCTGCAGGCTATGGCTGCTTTCAACGTCgccctgcaggaggacagcaTGCCAGCGCTGCCCAGGATGGCACTCGGCTCCCCGGGTCGGGGCGTCTGTCGGAGCTTATTTGGCCCCATCGATCACGACGAGCTGCGGTCGGAGCTCAAGAGGCAGCTGAAGGAGATCCAAGCCTCCGACTGCCAGCGTTGGAATTTCGATTTTGAAGCTGGCACACCTCTGAAGGGCATCTTCTGCTGGGAGCCTCTGGAGAGCACGGAGATGCCAAGCTTCTACAGGGAGAGCAGGCTGCTCAACACTGTCACCGCTGCCCCGGTTATGCCTAGGCAGCCATCAccaccacagcagcagcagtgcccaCTGAACAGCAGGCCGACCCTGGCAGCGCCCGACGTCAGGGAAGAAGCCCCGGCAGAACCAGTTGGCACGCGAGAAAATCCCAAATGCGCAAAGGAAAACGCAGAGAAAACGCTCAGGAAGTGCCAGGGAGTTAAAGGGCCAAGCAGGACCCCCACTCAACTCAGGAAAAGAGAGACCCGCTCTGCCATAACGGGTAAGATCACCCACTAGTATATAACGGGATCCATGCCCGACAGCTAGCTTGGCATGACAGGCTTGTCTAGCTATTTGGGAATAATAGTTCTGAACTTGGCTGATGACACCTCTTCAAGAAGATGGGTAGTTTCTTCCGAATTCTTATTGTGGTGTCCTCGACCTATTTCAACCCAATAATTAGATGTCAGGTCTGGTGACTCAGAATTCTCCATCTTCTAGTTCTAATCACATCTACCCTCTTTTTATTTTTCAGATTACTTTCCTAAAAGGAAAAGGCTACAACCACAGCATCCCAAACTGGACACCAACAAAGTCGTCAGCAGTTTTTGCACTTTGGAGCAGACACCCCGGAAAAAAATCCGATGAATCTGGTAAGTAGCTGGTGATTGATCTTTATATTCGAATCATCTGGGGTGTagtccaggagggggggggggggggggttcaaataGAGAGGTGTAGTGTAGAAATGTTACCCAACCAATCATATACATAGAAGAGATTTTGTATTTAATGCCCCTCTGGGCACTGGAGAGGCTGGCAATGCACATATGGATTTTTCCAGTTCCCAGATTTGTTGCTTCATTGTACCTGATCCACCAACCTGCTTTCTAACAACGTATCGATCATAAGGGTACTGGGAATGTTGATAAAGCTGTTTTGAAGGTGGGGGAGGGTTGATAGGGGATTGCCTACTCAATCTATTCTTGATTATAATGAACCCAGTGGCAGCATCAATCAATTCTGGCTAATCAATTTTTGACAGCAGAGTGATCGATcagttaagcccaatctacacgatacgattctttgtgcgatccgattacgattctatttacgatccgattaaatccgacatgtccgatcgggattcaattcgatttgccattgcaaaacaatggcaaatcgaattgaatcgaatcccgattggacatgtcggatttaatcagatcgtaaatagaatcgtaatcgaatcgcacaaagaatggtatcgtgtagatggggctttaggttgCTATTGTGTTTAGCTTGTATAAGGATGCTGGCCATACAGCGgaaaaaagatagatccctctcagataataatctgatcagaaaggggtTTCTGATCGAATCCTTTCTCACACTGCACAGATTTTTAATATATTTCAGCGtgaaatctata is a window of Hyperolius riggenbachi isolate aHypRig1 chromosome 6, aHypRig1.pri, whole genome shotgun sequence DNA encoding:
- the LOC137521624 gene encoding cyclin-dependent kinase inhibitor 1B-like produces the protein MAAFNVALQEDSMPALPRMALGSPGRGVCRSLFGPIDHDELRSELKRQLKEIQASDCQRWNFDFEAGTPLKGIFCWEPLESTEMPSFYRESRLLNTVTAAPVMPRQPSPPQQQQCPLNSRPTLAAPDVREEAPAEPVGTRENPKCAKENAEKTLRKCQGVKGPSRTPTQLRKRETRSAITDYFPKRKRLQPQHPKLDTNKVVSSFCTLEQTPRKKIR